One genomic segment of Scylla paramamosain isolate STU-SP2022 chromosome 9, ASM3559412v1, whole genome shotgun sequence includes these proteins:
- the LOC135103549 gene encoding uncharacterized protein LOC135103549 isoform X2 — MVRWSSERAAATLAVVAVVVLHLHTTTGAFPWLRSSPPPPRCELRHWVWYERKIVNATQLKIEYVPLEAVPCLTAVTTTLVYPYYDTYTRSVTKQPEVIKITSTEIIIVTMPLPRIVHVNTTLIITRTEVEMVTATSARVTTTTATTRTTWLTHHRTLPAPIHTSLVVVEKLVEAEEEDDYEYGLYYSGGLQFTPPSDSGHTAKNSNHSDY; from the exons ATGGTGCGTTGGAGCAGTGAGAGGGCGGCGGCGAcactggcggtggtggcggtggtggttctCCACCTACACACAACAACCGGCGCCTTCCCCTGGCTAAGGTCCTCACCTCCCCCGCCCCGGTGTGAACTAAGGCACTGGGTGTGGTACGAGAGGAAGATCGTGAATGCGACGCAGCTGAAGATTGAGTACGTGCCCCTGGAGGCCGTCCCCTGCCtcaccgccgtcaccaccaccctaGTATACCCTTATTACGACACCTACACCCGCTCCGTCACAAAGCAGCCAGAGGTGATTAAG atTACCAGTACTGagatcatcatcgtcaccatgcCTCTGCCGCGCATCGTCCACGTGAACACTACCCTCATCATAACCAGGACGGAGGTGGAGATGGTGACAGCGACCAGTGCACgtgtcaccactaccactgccaccacccgCACCACCTGGCTTACCCACCACCGCACGCTGCCTGCCCCGATCCACACTTCCCTCGTGGTGGTGGAAAAGTTggtggaggcagaggaggaggatgattaTGAGTATGGGTTGTATTATTCTGGAGGGCTTCAATTCACTCCGCCGTCAGATAGTGGGCACACAGCAAAGAATTCTAACCACAGTGACTATTAA